CTGCACGGCTGCGAGCGGCGCGGAGTAGCCGCAGACGCGGGCCTCGCCCGCGCCCTCGGCCGCCGCGCCCTCGACCGCCTCGATGATCGCGCGCAGGGAGATCTCGGCTGCCGGTCGCGCCAGGCGGTAGCCGCCGCGGGGACCGAGCTGGCTCTCGCAGAGGCCGGCGCGGGCCATCGCCTGCAGCAGCTTCGCCGTGAGCTGGACGGGAATCCCGTGGCAGGAGGCGATCTCGCGGGCGCTCACGAGGCTGGCGCCCTCGCGCGACGCCACGTGCAGGAGCGCCTGGACGGCGTAATCCGTTTTCCGTGTGAACTTTAGCACGGCCATCCCCGAACAGGAGCCCGCGGTGTCAAATGCCGACCATTTTGGTCGGGATCGGAAGGTAGGTCACTCGTCCCCGGTTGTCAAGGCGGGATCCCGGGGCATAAAGGCCAGCAGCAGCAGGCCGGCCAGGAAGAAGGCGCCCAGGGCGAGGATGGACAGGCGCGCCGTGCCGCTGAGCTGCCGGATGAGGCCGAAGAGCAGGGGCCCGCCGATCGCGCTGAACTTGGCGAAGACGCTGTAGAAGCCGAAGTACTGGGCGCTCCGGGCGGGCGGCACGAAGTGCGCGTAGAGGCTGCGGCTGAGCGACTGCGTGGCGCCGAGGCAGAAGCCCACGGCGGCGCCGAGCATCCAGAACTCCCAGGCCGCCGCGAGGCGCCAGGCCCAGAGCACGACGCCGATCCAGATGACGAGGCTCAGCATCAGCGCGCCGCGGGTGCCGATGCGTCCGGCCAGCTTGCCGAAGAGCAGCGCGCCCGGCACGCCGACGATCTGCACGAGCAGCAGGGTGCCGAGCAGGGTGCCCGTGCCCAGGTGCAGCTCGTCCTTGCCGTAGATCGAGGCCATCTTGACCACGGTTTGCACGCCGTCGTTGATGAAGAGGAAGGCCAGGCAGAAGACGG
The sequence above is a segment of the bacterium genome. Coding sequences within it:
- a CDS encoding Rrf2 family transcriptional regulator; its protein translation is MAVLKFTRKTDYAVQALLHVASREGASLVSAREIASCHGIPVQLTAKLLQAMARAGLCESQLGPRGGYRLARPAAEISLRAIIEAVEGAAAEGAGEARVCGYSAPLAAVQAELAARFAGLSLVELAGHDAAAHAANGAAVADPPPGAAAAPPRA